The Nitrospira sp. genome includes a region encoding these proteins:
- a CDS encoding TPM domain-containing protein, translating to METGEYLALTEEERERIKRTVHAAEQQTSAEIVPMIISRSGLYRDAQHRAGLLLSLVVLTLMLTTEIFWLPWGWHGSNAAWLVLATIVAYVAGAWLGTLAPCIRLLTPTDRMHHKVRLRAERAFTTHAVSQTRERTGVLIMVSLLERQIYVLADRSIVPRVPPERWSSVVEAAVSQLTRGDIVGGLCQGIQVCGTLLAKVCPSHPGDNPDELSNELVIES from the coding sequence GTGGAAACTGGTGAGTACCTTGCGCTGACAGAGGAGGAGCGTGAACGGATCAAACGGACGGTGCATGCCGCGGAGCAACAGACGAGTGCTGAAATCGTTCCCATGATCATCAGCCGTTCCGGACTCTACCGCGATGCCCAGCATCGTGCCGGGTTGTTGCTCTCGTTAGTGGTTCTGACGCTCATGCTCACCACGGAAATATTTTGGCTTCCGTGGGGCTGGCATGGTTCCAACGCAGCCTGGCTCGTCCTGGCGACGATTGTGGCGTATGTGGCTGGCGCATGGCTGGGAACGTTGGCTCCTTGTATTCGCCTGCTGACACCGACGGATCGGATGCATCATAAGGTAAGACTTCGGGCCGAACGAGCGTTCACGACACATGCGGTCTCGCAGACGCGCGAGCGCACCGGTGTGTTGATCATGGTGTCATTGTTGGAACGCCAGATCTATGTGTTGGCGGATCGATCCATTGTCCCACGAGTTCCACCGGAACGTTGGTCCTCGGTTGTCGAGGCTGCTGTCAGTCAATTGACCAGGGGAGATATCGTCGGCGGGTTGTGTCAGGGGATTCAGGTGTGTGGCACGTTGCTTGCCAAGGTCTGTCCTAGCCATCCAGGCGACAATCCTGATGAATTATCGAATGAATTGGTCATTGAGTCGTAA
- a CDS encoding TPM domain-containing protein — translation MERKQGVPVLGWLVSCLSVASTLIAASHALALDVPPLTGRVVDLAHVLPPATVESLTARLRAHEGQSSDQVAVLTIPSLEGDSLEEFTHRVATTWKLGRKGTDNGVLLLVALKERKVRIEVGYGLEGVLTDIRSAQIIRNEIVPRFRTSDMSGGVMEGTNAILKTIEGTYQVPEHSPPQQDGTVIEQVVIAVIVGLFVGLLFTNVHRFIGPVAGAGISAFLAPWVGPALLASGVTVVLLLLLGAAGTGARTARSRGLDDWMWYSSRSGGWGGGSFSGGGGFSGGGGDFGGGGASGNW, via the coding sequence GTGGAACGGAAACAAGGAGTCCCAGTTCTCGGATGGTTGGTTTCGTGTTTGAGCGTTGCCTCAACCTTGATCGCAGCCTCTCACGCATTGGCACTCGATGTCCCGCCGTTGACCGGGCGGGTTGTGGATCTCGCCCATGTCTTGCCACCGGCAACGGTGGAGTCCCTCACCGCTCGTCTCAGGGCGCATGAAGGGCAGTCCAGCGATCAAGTCGCCGTCCTAACCATTCCTTCCCTCGAAGGCGATTCCCTTGAGGAATTCACGCATCGTGTGGCCACGACCTGGAAACTTGGTCGGAAAGGGACGGACAACGGAGTGCTGTTATTGGTCGCGCTCAAAGAGCGGAAGGTGCGAATCGAAGTCGGGTATGGGTTGGAGGGTGTCTTGACCGACATTCGATCGGCACAGATCATCAGAAATGAGATCGTACCTCGGTTTCGCACCAGTGATATGTCCGGCGGGGTCATGGAGGGGACCAACGCAATTTTGAAGACGATCGAAGGCACCTATCAGGTGCCCGAGCATTCTCCTCCGCAGCAAGACGGTACGGTTATCGAGCAGGTTGTGATAGCAGTCATTGTCGGGCTCTTCGTCGGACTTCTGTTCACAAATGTTCATCGCTTCATCGGCCCGGTTGCCGGCGCAGGAATCTCGGCGTTCCTTGCGCCTTGGGTGGGGCCTGCACTGCTTGCGAGCGGCGTGACGGTGGTCTTGCTCCTGCTGCTTGGTGCTGCGGGGACGGGAGCTCGAACCGCTCGATCCCGTGGGCTGGATGATTGGATGTGGTATAGCAGCCGTAGTGGCGGATGGGGCGGAGGGTCGTTCAGTGGTGGGGGAGGATTCAGTGGCGGCGGCGGCGATTTTGGGGGAGGGGGTGCCAGTGGAAACTGGTGA
- a CDS encoding LemA family protein, giving the protein MGRSWWQTMAITTILVTALSVSGCGYNDLQGLDEDTKAAWSEVINQYQRRADLIPNLVATVKGYAAHEKETLEGVVNARAKATGMQVTPEVLKDPAAFEAFQKVQAGLASALGRLIAIAENYPNLKADQNFRDLQSQLEGTENRITVARKRYIDRVAEYNKMVRYFPTNLTAKFLLHLEEKPNFTVADEKAVAKPPEVKF; this is encoded by the coding sequence ATGGGACGTAGTTGGTGGCAAACGATGGCGATCACAACAATACTGGTCACGGCGTTGTCTGTGTCCGGGTGTGGTTACAATGATTTGCAAGGCTTGGACGAAGATACGAAAGCTGCGTGGAGCGAGGTGATCAATCAATACCAGCGCCGTGCAGACCTGATTCCCAACCTCGTGGCGACGGTCAAGGGGTATGCCGCTCATGAAAAAGAGACCCTGGAGGGCGTCGTCAACGCGAGGGCCAAAGCCACCGGGATGCAAGTGACGCCCGAGGTCTTAAAGGATCCGGCAGCATTCGAGGCGTTTCAGAAGGTTCAAGCAGGGCTGGCATCAGCGTTGGGGCGCCTGATCGCGATCGCCGAAAACTATCCTAACCTCAAGGCCGATCAAAATTTCAGAGATCTTCAGAGCCAGCTGGAAGGGACGGAAAATCGAATTACCGTGGCCCGTAAGCGCTACATCGATCGAGTGGCGGAATACAACAAGATGGTTCGATATTTCCCCACGAACCTGACGGCGAAGTTCCTCCTGCATCTGGAAGAGAAGCCCAACTTTACCGTGGCCGATGAAAAAGCCGTGGCAAAGCCGCCGGAAGTAAAATTCTGA
- a CDS encoding PilZ domain-containing protein: MERQIVCPQCRQGGALRVQVRSPREFVASLLWMAPFQCQRCDCRFLARRMSSASFPRLAERREHMRIPVRLCLSFSGGRVRGEGIVLDLSLGGCIIQSEAHVRVDDIFYLEISLAKDEPPIEAAAIVRSVSARGIAFKFLRRAQEDKRLMAFIQTHAGSNPSVSIEVAQSSLSN; encoded by the coding sequence ATGGAACGACAGATCGTGTGTCCTCAATGTCGACAGGGCGGTGCGCTTCGTGTGCAGGTGCGCTCGCCACGTGAGTTTGTTGCGTCGCTGCTGTGGATGGCACCTTTCCAATGTCAACGGTGTGACTGCCGGTTTCTCGCCCGTCGCATGAGTTCCGCGAGCTTCCCGCGGCTCGCTGAGCGTCGGGAACATATGCGTATTCCGGTCAGGCTCTGTCTCTCATTTTCCGGGGGACGAGTTCGGGGAGAAGGCATTGTATTGGATCTATCGTTAGGGGGCTGCATTATCCAAAGCGAGGCCCATGTGCGGGTTGACGATATCTTTTACCTTGAGATCAGCCTTGCCAAGGACGAGCCGCCCATCGAGGCTGCAGCCATTGTTCGCTCCGTCAGCGCCCGTGGGATTGCGTTCAAGTTCCTGCGCAGAGCGCAGGAGGATAAACGCCTGATGGCGTTTATCCAAACACATGCCGGATCCAACCCTTCGGTCTCGATTGAGGTTGCCCAGTCATCTCTCTCCAACTAG
- a CDS encoding succinate dehydrogenase/fumarate reductase iron-sulfur subunit, protein MKFTLKIWRQNSPCEQGRFVTYEAHDVSPGMSFLEMLDGVNQGLLGDGEEPVAFEQDCREGICGSCSLVINGIPHGPDQGITTCQLYMRRFPDGTSITIEPWRAKAFPVLKDLVVDRSALDRIMQAGGYISVNTGGAVDGNVLLIGKDQAETAMDAASCIGCGACVAACKNASAMLFVAAKVSHLATLPQGRPERARRVSAMLEAMDREGFGSCGNQYECEAVCPKNISARFIANLNREYLRAGIVESGLPSEPESPHAESS, encoded by the coding sequence ATGAAATTCACCTTGAAGATTTGGCGACAGAATAGTCCGTGCGAACAGGGTCGATTCGTGACCTATGAGGCGCACGATGTGAGCCCCGGTATGTCGTTTCTGGAAATGCTCGATGGCGTCAATCAGGGACTACTCGGCGATGGGGAGGAGCCTGTGGCGTTCGAGCAGGATTGTCGGGAAGGGATTTGCGGGAGTTGCTCACTGGTCATCAATGGGATCCCACATGGCCCGGATCAGGGTATCACGACTTGTCAGTTGTACATGAGGCGGTTTCCTGATGGGACGAGCATTACGATTGAGCCCTGGCGGGCCAAAGCCTTTCCGGTCCTAAAAGACTTGGTGGTGGATCGCAGTGCGTTGGATCGGATCATGCAGGCAGGCGGGTATATCTCCGTCAATACCGGGGGAGCGGTGGACGGGAACGTTCTCTTGATCGGGAAGGACCAAGCAGAAACCGCGATGGATGCAGCGTCGTGTATCGGCTGCGGAGCGTGTGTGGCGGCCTGTAAGAATGCCTCGGCCATGCTGTTTGTTGCGGCAAAGGTGTCCCACCTGGCCACCCTTCCACAAGGAAGGCCCGAGCGAGCGCGCCGTGTGAGTGCCATGCTGGAGGCGATGGACCGGGAAGGGTTCGGCTCCTGCGGTAATCAGTATGAGTGTGAGGCCGTTTGCCCCAAGAATATTAGTGCCCGTTTTATCGCCAATCTCAATCGTGAGTATCTCCGTGCAGGCATCGTCGAATCCGGCCTTCCCAGCGAGCCGGAGTCTCCACACGCAGAGTCTTCATAG
- a CDS encoding fumarate reductase/succinate dehydrogenase flavoprotein subunit, with protein sequence MTRLDSRIPSGPLEAKWDRHRFSEKLVSPNNKRKLTVIVVGTGLAGASAASTLGQLGYHVECFCFHDSPRRAHSIAAQGGINAAKNYQDDGDSVGRLFYDTIKGGDFRSREANVYRLAQVSTQIIDQCVALGIPFAREYGGQLANRSFGGVQVSRTFYCRGQTGQQLLLGAYSALCWQIERGQVTMHPRTELLDLILVEGQARGIVARDLVTGHISTHTAHAVVLATGGYSNVYYLSTNASGCNVTATYRAWKHGAAFANPCFTQIHPTAIPPGGAHQAKLTLMSESLRNDGRLWVPRVPSDQRSPGDIPATDRDYFLERRYPRFGNLAPRDLASRAVKVVCDDGYGVGPGGQGVYLDFSDVIEQQGLEVVRERYGNLFDMYHRITGEDAYQVPMRIYPAPHYTMGGLWVDYNLMSTIPGLFVIGEANFADHGANRLGASSLMQGLADGYFILPYTIGHYLATATLLPISDDHAEAREAIQRVTTRINRLLTVKGRRTAAMFHRELGTLLWNYCGMSRNEGGLTSALRSIPTLREEFWRDVMVPGSGESFNQELEYAGRVADYLEFAELLCHDALHRRESCGAHFREEYQTEDGEPRRDDAHFAYVAAWEYRDGAVPVLHKEPLAFEFVPPTLRSYQ encoded by the coding sequence ATGACGAGACTGGATTCAAGAATTCCGTCTGGACCCCTGGAAGCCAAATGGGATCGGCATCGATTCAGTGAAAAGTTAGTCAGCCCCAACAACAAGCGGAAGCTCACCGTAATCGTCGTCGGCACCGGCCTTGCCGGCGCAAGTGCGGCGTCGACCTTGGGACAACTCGGTTATCACGTGGAGTGCTTTTGTTTCCACGATAGTCCGCGTCGCGCTCACAGTATTGCCGCGCAAGGGGGAATCAACGCGGCAAAGAACTACCAGGACGACGGAGATAGTGTCGGACGATTGTTTTATGACACGATCAAAGGCGGTGATTTCCGCTCCCGCGAGGCTAATGTGTACAGGCTTGCCCAGGTCAGCACACAGATCATCGATCAATGCGTGGCGCTCGGTATCCCCTTTGCGAGGGAATATGGCGGTCAATTGGCGAACCGATCGTTTGGCGGTGTACAAGTCTCCCGGACGTTCTACTGCCGGGGACAGACGGGGCAACAACTCCTGTTAGGTGCCTATTCTGCGCTCTGTTGGCAGATCGAACGCGGTCAGGTCACGATGCATCCGCGCACGGAACTGCTCGACCTCATTCTGGTCGAGGGGCAGGCGCGAGGCATCGTGGCGCGGGATTTGGTCACCGGGCATATCAGTACTCATACGGCTCATGCCGTGGTACTGGCCACGGGTGGGTACAGCAATGTGTACTATCTCTCGACCAATGCGAGCGGATGTAACGTGACGGCTACATACCGAGCGTGGAAGCACGGGGCGGCGTTCGCCAATCCATGTTTTACCCAGATTCACCCGACGGCTATCCCACCGGGTGGGGCCCATCAGGCTAAGTTGACTCTGATGTCCGAGTCGCTCCGGAACGATGGCCGATTATGGGTGCCGAGGGTCCCATCGGATCAGCGGTCTCCCGGCGACATTCCTGCAACGGATCGCGATTATTTTCTGGAACGGCGATACCCGAGGTTCGGGAATCTCGCCCCGCGGGATCTCGCCTCGCGTGCGGTGAAAGTTGTGTGCGACGACGGTTATGGTGTCGGGCCAGGCGGTCAGGGCGTGTATCTGGATTTTTCGGACGTCATCGAGCAACAAGGGCTGGAAGTCGTCCGCGAACGCTATGGCAATCTCTTCGACATGTACCATCGGATCACAGGAGAGGATGCCTATCAGGTTCCCATGCGGATTTACCCGGCGCCGCATTATACGATGGGGGGGCTCTGGGTGGATTACAATCTGATGAGCACCATCCCGGGACTCTTCGTCATCGGTGAAGCAAACTTCGCGGACCATGGTGCCAACCGGTTGGGCGCCAGCTCATTGATGCAAGGGCTGGCCGATGGGTATTTCATCCTTCCCTATACCATTGGCCATTATCTGGCGACGGCAACACTCCTCCCTATTTCCGACGATCATGCGGAAGCTCGCGAGGCGATTCAGCGTGTGACGACGCGGATCAACCGTCTGCTGACGGTGAAGGGACGTCGGACCGCTGCCATGTTTCATCGAGAGCTCGGGACGCTCTTGTGGAATTATTGTGGTATGTCGCGCAACGAAGGTGGGCTCACCTCGGCGTTGCGATCGATTCCCACGCTTCGTGAGGAATTCTGGCGGGATGTGATGGTGCCAGGGTCGGGCGAGTCCTTCAATCAGGAACTGGAGTATGCGGGACGAGTGGCGGACTATCTCGAGTTTGCCGAATTGCTCTGTCACGACGCCCTCCATCGTCGGGAGTCATGTGGCGCACATTTTCGGGAGGAGTATCAAACAGAAGATGGTGAGCCACGCCGCGACGATGCTCACTTTGCCTATGTGGCGGCATGGGAGTATCGGGATGGGGCTGTGCCGGTCTTGCACAAAGAGCCGTTGGCGTTCGAGTTCGTTCCTCCGACCCTGAGAAGCTATCAGTAG
- a CDS encoding succinate dehydrogenase cytochrome b subunit — translation MMRLLSHFQSSVGKKMVIALTGLGLVVFVMFHMLGNLQLFEGPHALNSYAAFLRDMPIVLWTVRIGLLSMAVFHVGLALQLSIRNRRARPVEYTLHRYRQASIASRTMAISGMILLLFVGFHLLHLTAGVIDPTFSDRRDPDGYRDVYGKVIHAFQNPFMVLLYLAGQLGLGLHLSHAIAGSVQTMGFEHAALTRLLKALGPMIGLIVVLGNVAIILAVFLGIVH, via the coding sequence ATGATGCGCCTCTTGAGTCATTTCCAATCTTCAGTTGGCAAGAAAATGGTCATAGCCCTGACCGGGCTAGGCCTTGTGGTGTTCGTCATGTTTCACATGCTGGGGAATCTTCAGCTGTTCGAAGGGCCCCACGCACTGAACAGCTATGCCGCCTTTCTCCGGGATATGCCGATCGTGCTCTGGACGGTCCGCATCGGCTTACTGAGTATGGCGGTGTTTCATGTTGGGCTCGCACTCCAGCTGAGTATACGAAATCGTCGTGCTCGTCCCGTTGAGTACACGCTCCATCGCTATCGACAGGCGTCGATCGCTTCCCGCACCATGGCGATATCCGGGATGATCCTGTTGTTATTTGTCGGTTTCCATCTCCTGCACCTCACGGCTGGCGTCATCGATCCCACGTTCTCTGATCGTCGCGACCCCGATGGGTATCGGGATGTCTACGGCAAGGTGATTCATGCCTTTCAAAATCCCTTTATGGTTCTCCTGTATCTTGCCGGCCAGCTGGGGCTTGGTCTTCACCTGAGCCATGCGATTGCCGGTAGCGTACAAACGATGGGGTTTGAGCATGCGGCGTTGACTCGCCTCTTGAAAGCGCTTGGTCCGATGATCGGGCTGATTGTGGTCCTAGGGAATGTTGCGATCATCCTAGCCGTCTTTTTAGGGATCGTGCACTGA
- a CDS encoding diguanylate cyclase: protein MQKRVNASLGELSEEFRVTSEEINRRILVVDDNVSIHQDFLKILQPERGLEGLEQARATLFGEPTSVRVSDQFVVDCADQGVVALDLIEAAGREGNPYAVAFVDMRMPSGWDGLETIERLWGADAALQVVICTAYSDQPWDEIRDRIGRTDKLLILHKPFNSVEVLQLATALCWKWDLAKKVSGRVSELRHLVDERTTELRHANRQLMEFNDALMRSVASLEAAQTEILRQNGELERLATRDSLTGCLNRRAFYARFEEAFTVGCEQGNELCCLMVDIDLFKRVNDEFGHAVGDQAIQAVADCLQSGVRLTDMVGRYGGEEFCLMFPRTTLDEATVLAERLRIRVAAEAGNRVRTVSGMTLTVSVGVSTSAFGARAPLVLVDQADRALYAAKESGRNCVMAMDVLVPGLTPSEQLDLQVRRVTPRESTPAVIR, encoded by the coding sequence ATGCAAAAGCGAGTTAATGCATCTTTGGGAGAGTTGTCGGAGGAGTTTCGAGTGACAAGTGAGGAGATCAATCGGCGTATTCTCGTCGTGGACGACAATGTCTCGATCCATCAGGACTTCCTGAAAATTCTACAGCCGGAAAGGGGATTGGAGGGCCTGGAGCAGGCACGGGCCACTCTATTCGGTGAGCCCACGTCGGTTCGTGTCAGCGATCAGTTCGTAGTCGATTGTGCAGATCAAGGGGTCGTCGCGCTGGATTTGATTGAAGCGGCGGGCAGGGAGGGGAACCCTTATGCGGTGGCATTTGTCGATATGCGGATGCCGTCGGGGTGGGACGGGCTGGAGACCATCGAGCGTCTCTGGGGAGCTGATGCTGCCTTACAAGTCGTGATTTGTACCGCCTATTCCGACCAACCTTGGGATGAGATCAGAGACCGAATTGGGCGAACTGATAAGCTGCTGATTCTCCACAAGCCGTTCAACAGCGTCGAGGTTTTGCAGCTGGCTACCGCATTGTGTTGGAAGTGGGACCTTGCAAAAAAAGTTTCAGGACGAGTGAGCGAGTTGAGACACCTTGTTGACGAGCGGACCACGGAGCTCCGACACGCAAACCGACAGCTCATGGAATTCAATGACGCACTGATGCGGTCTGTCGCGAGCCTGGAGGCCGCACAGACCGAAATCTTACGGCAAAACGGGGAGCTAGAGCGTCTGGCTACACGTGATTCGCTGACAGGATGCCTCAACCGTCGCGCATTTTATGCCCGGTTTGAGGAGGCGTTTACTGTGGGGTGCGAGCAAGGGAATGAGCTCTGCTGTCTCATGGTCGACATCGATCTTTTTAAACGCGTGAACGACGAATTCGGGCATGCCGTCGGGGATCAAGCGATCCAAGCCGTTGCGGATTGCCTTCAGTCAGGGGTCCGGTTGACGGATATGGTCGGACGCTATGGAGGGGAAGAGTTCTGCCTGATGTTCCCACGGACGACATTGGATGAGGCGACGGTTTTGGCGGAACGTCTTCGTATCCGTGTGGCCGCGGAAGCTGGTAACCGTGTGCGAACGGTGTCCGGTATGACGCTGACGGTGAGTGTCGGCGTATCAACCAGCGCATTTGGAGCACGAGCCCCACTGGTGTTGGTTGATCAAGCGGATCGGGCGCTGTATGCCGCGAAAGAGAGCGGCCGCAACTGCGTCATGGCGATGGATGTGCTGGTCCCAGGGCTCACTCCTTCTGAACAGCTGGACCTTCAGGTCCGTCGAGTCACCCCGCGCGAGTCGACTCCTGCCGTCATCAGATAA
- a CDS encoding response regulator — MGNHSKNTRVLIVDDNQEIHEDFRRILQVQPEDEGLNQARADLFGEVPLVEALDRFELDYAAQGQAALALVQMARQEGRPYAVAFVDMRMPTGWDGLETVERLWQVDGRIQVVICTAYSDHSWAEIAARLGMSDRLLILRKPFDAIEVQQIAAALTRKWELGRDVRLQIDDLVAQVNARNRELLATNQRLEQQVAERTVELQQRNSELQKTVEALKKAKLVADNANQAKSQFLAHMSHEIRTPMNGMLDMNELLLFTPLNDQQRHFVQTVHNSGEQLRQIINDILDLSKIEENKMELNIAALNLVATVQDVVDLFLEPSRRKGLSLEYHLAPDLPALWRGDAVRLRQILTNLVGNAVKFTERGSILLHVECLEDRLDDALFKITVCDTGIGIPLDAQEKIFDPFAQADGTMSRRFGGTGLGLAIVQRLVRLMGGDIGLTSIPGQGSTFWFTVRLQKQSAQDTAVVENQASEQPIPSVTCSSSLAKHSGGFLSQPRSRARILLAEDNATNQEVFLHMLNLCGESVDLVSTGREAIEAMERVQYDLVLMDCEMPEMDGLAASKEIRRRNLARPDGTPVRIVALSGYAVSSYQEACLAAGMDGFLAKPAGLKEIRKALRQWLPTTESLAA; from the coding sequence ATGGGTAACCACAGTAAGAATACTCGTGTCTTGATCGTCGACGACAATCAGGAGATCCACGAGGACTTTCGCCGGATCCTTCAAGTTCAACCAGAAGACGAAGGTCTGAATCAGGCACGCGCGGATTTGTTTGGTGAGGTGCCGCTTGTCGAGGCGCTGGATCGCTTCGAGTTGGACTACGCGGCTCAAGGGCAGGCTGCTCTCGCATTGGTGCAGATGGCTCGGCAGGAGGGGCGCCCGTATGCCGTGGCATTCGTCGATATGCGGATGCCGACGGGGTGGGATGGTTTGGAAACGGTTGAACGACTTTGGCAGGTCGATGGTCGGATTCAGGTCGTGATCTGCACGGCCTATTCGGATCATTCGTGGGCGGAAATTGCGGCACGATTGGGCATGAGCGATCGGTTGCTGATCTTGCGCAAACCGTTCGATGCGATCGAGGTTCAGCAGATCGCCGCCGCACTGACGCGCAAGTGGGAATTGGGGCGCGATGTCAGGTTACAGATTGACGACCTTGTGGCACAGGTCAACGCCCGTAATCGGGAACTCCTCGCGACCAACCAGCGCCTCGAACAGCAGGTTGCCGAGCGGACGGTCGAGCTGCAACAGCGCAATAGCGAACTGCAGAAAACCGTGGAAGCGCTGAAAAAAGCAAAACTAGTTGCGGACAACGCCAACCAGGCCAAGTCTCAGTTTTTAGCACATATGAGCCATGAGATCCGAACCCCCATGAACGGGATGCTCGATATGAATGAGCTGTTGCTCTTCACCCCCTTGAACGATCAGCAGCGGCATTTTGTTCAGACCGTCCACAACAGCGGCGAGCAGCTGCGTCAAATCATCAACGACATCCTCGACCTGTCGAAGATCGAGGAGAACAAAATGGAACTCAATATCGCAGCGCTCAACTTGGTCGCAACGGTACAGGATGTCGTCGACCTGTTCCTTGAGCCATCACGGAGAAAAGGGCTTAGCTTGGAGTATCACCTTGCCCCTGACTTGCCTGCCCTATGGCGAGGGGATGCCGTGCGCCTCAGGCAAATTCTGACCAATTTAGTAGGGAATGCGGTGAAGTTTACGGAACGAGGCAGCATACTGCTGCACGTTGAATGTCTTGAGGATCGCCTTGATGATGCGTTGTTCAAGATAACGGTATGCGACACAGGAATAGGAATTCCACTCGATGCCCAGGAGAAGATCTTTGATCCATTTGCTCAGGCCGATGGGACGATGTCGAGGCGGTTTGGGGGGACGGGTTTGGGACTTGCCATCGTGCAACGTCTCGTCCGATTGATGGGTGGTGATATCGGTCTCACGAGTATCCCAGGACAAGGGTCGACATTCTGGTTTACGGTTCGCCTTCAGAAGCAGAGCGCACAGGATACCGCTGTAGTGGAGAATCAAGCGTCTGAGCAGCCCATCCCATCCGTTACATGCAGTTCGAGTCTTGCGAAGCATTCCGGCGGCTTTCTCTCCCAACCTCGATCGCGCGCGCGTATCCTCTTGGCGGAGGATAATGCAACCAATCAAGAGGTGTTCTTGCACATGTTGAATCTCTGCGGCGAATCAGTCGATCTGGTCAGTACGGGCAGGGAGGCGATTGAAGCGATGGAGCGAGTTCAATACGATCTGGTTCTCATGGATTGTGAGATGCCGGAAATGGATGGATTAGCAGCCAGCAAAGAGATTCGCCGACGTAACTTGGCCAGGCCGGACGGTACCCCTGTTCGGATTGTCGCGCTGTCCGGCTACGCTGTCAGCAGTTATCAAGAGGCTTGCCTTGCTGCCGGCATGGATGGGTTCCTCGCCAAGCCGGCGGGGCTGAAAGAGATTCGCAAGGCGCTGAGACAGTGGTTGCCAACCACCGAATCACTAGCGGCGTAA